In Thermodesulfobacteriota bacterium, the following are encoded in one genomic region:
- a CDS encoding PAS domain-containing protein produces the protein MTTPLLSAEEYQILVEQAPILIWRAGPDTRCNYFNERWLSFTGRTLEQEQGNGWAEGVHPEDMSRCLEIYLSAFGRRDIFEMEYRLRRADGFYRWLFDRGVPFFSSDGTFAGYIGSCTDVTDRVEAQEELKRGKEAEIQALRGLLPICMYCKKIRDNAGSWQDVAVYISERSKADFTHGICPACLVHHYPEDE, from the coding sequence ATGACGACGCCCCTCCTCTCGGCCGAAGAGTACCAAATCCTGGTGGAGCAAGCTCCCATCCTCATCTGGAGGGCCGGACCCGATACTCGGTGCAACTATTTCAACGAACGCTGGCTTTCCTTCACTGGCCGCACCCTGGAGCAGGAGCAGGGCAACGGTTGGGCTGAAGGGGTCCACCCCGAGGACATGTCTCGCTGCCTGGAGATCTACCTCTCCGCCTTCGGCCGACGAGACATCTTTGAGATGGAGTACCGCCTTCGGCGCGCGGACGGGTTCTACCGCTGGCTCTTCGACCGCGGCGTCCCCTTCTTCTCGAGCGACGGCACGTTTGCCGGCTACATCGGCAGCTGCACCGACGTGACCGACCGGGTCGAGGCCCAGGAGGAACTGAAGAGGGGCAAGGAGGCAGAGATCCAGGCTCTGCGGGGTCTCCTGCCCATCTGCATGTACTGCAAGAAGATCCGCGACAACGCCGGGTCCTGGCAGGACGTGGCCGTCTACATCAGTGAACGCTCCAAGGCCGACTTCACCCACGGGATCTGCCCGGCCTGCTTGGTGCACCACTACCCGGAAGACGAGTAG